TAGCTGTAGCTATAGAACCATTAACTCAATCAGATATAATATCTGCTAACCCAATACCAGTATATGCTACTAACTTCATAGGTGGAGCAATGTCTGGTATAATAGTTGCTTTAATGGGTATTCAAGTTGGTACTCCAGGTTTAGCAACTCCAATAGCTGGATTTTTCGTATCTGTTGCTCAAAATGGAACAAATGCTTTAATAGCTGCTGTTGGATGTATGTTAGTAAGTGTTTTAGCTGGCTTCATAGGTCATGCTATCTTCAAAAATACTAAAATAAAGACTGCTGATGAAATACGTGGTACTCAAGTATTTGATTCTAATACAGCAGCTTAATAATTATTAAATAAAAAAGACAGGATAAGATTCCTGTTTTTTTTATCTAATTGCTTTTCTAACTAAAGTTCCTAGTCCAACACCCATAAGAACAACGCCTGTTAACATCTCAAAATTCGCTACCACATATCCAAGTTCCGTAGGTTTACCATTATTAACTCCTACACCAGCAAACATCCCCACACTTAAATTAATAGCTTCATTAAAATCCTTCATAAATTTACTAATATTCCATGTTCCTATATTATTGAAGTTATATATAATGGTAGTTCCACTTTCCATCTCTATACCTGTTAGTAAATATAAAAAAGCAAATATAAGCATTATAGCAAAAGCTGAAAATATACAATAAAACGGTCTTTCTCCATATCCACAAGTAAACCAATATATATATGAACCTATTTTTGGTAATAGTGATAATGATTTTCTTTCAATACATTTCGCTAAATAATAGTATTCACCAAAATTATTAGTTAAATTATTATCATTGTATTTATCTGCAATATTTTCATATACTGTATATATACCTTCGTATTCTTGCTTATCTTTTACTCGTGGTTCAATTTTATCAAAGAATGTCTTTTCATCAAATTTACTTAAAAATTTATCTTCAAATTCAAAATTTATCATATAGGTATTAAAAGTTTTAAATCCCCTGAAATCAGAATCTACAACTCCAATTTTATCTAATTCACAATTTATCATTATACAATTAGAAGCATTAGTTAACTCTATATTAGTGTTTTGAAATTTAGTATTTTCAAATATAGCATAAGATATATCACTATTTAAAAATCTAGCATATATATTACAATTGTAAAAACTACAACCTAGATTATCTTTTCTATTCAAAGATGGTAGCTTTTCACTGTCTTCTTTGATAAATATACAATTTTCAAAACTTACTCCACCTTCATCAAATTTACAACCATCAAATACACATCCTATAAATCTGCAATCTTTAAACTTTACATTTTTAAATGTACAATCGATAAACTTAGTACAAATAAAATCTTCATTTATTATTTCCTGAAAATCTTCTTCTTCTAAAACCCCTTTTCTTCCTATACTCTCATCAACTATTTTTTTGAAACTATATTTTAAATTAGGATAAAATCCAGTTAAACTATCTTGATGCTTTAGTATAGATTGATATAAAGTTTTGTTATTCTTTTTTCTTTCATCCAGTTGAATTTTACCTTTAACTTTCTCTTCTTTAAAATTAACGTAAGCCATACTTTCCTCCTTTTCTATTTATAAGTTTTATGTATAAATTTTTAAAGTACTAATATTTTCTATCTTATTGTTTGTCATATTTAATTTAATATGCTAGTTTATATCAATTTCCATGATATTATACATTCAGATTAACATAGCTCATACATATTCATTATTTTCTATTTATAAATATTTTATAACTATAAACTTTTAATTAATTCTGCCTTTTAAGTATATTGATAACTATATTATTCTCTGCTACTATTTACATAATGATGTAAATTTACATACATTTTAGGGGAGAGATTTTATGTTACTAATTTATAATGAAAAAACTAATCCGTATTTTAATTTAGCTATGGAAGAATATCTTCTTAAAAACTTCGATGAAGATATGTTTATACTTTGGAGAAACGAACGCTCTGTAATAGTTGGTAAAAATCAAAATACATTATCTGAAATTAATTTAGACTATATCAAAGAAAATTCCATACCTGTTGTTAGAAGACAATCAGGAGGAGGAGCTGTATTTCACGACTTAGGTAATATAAACTTTACATTTATATCAAATAACAATGATAACTTCAATAATTTCAAAAGATTTACCAATCCAATAATAGAAATTTTAAAAACATTAGATATAAATGCTGAATTTTCAGGAAGAAATGATTTATTAATAGATGGATGTAAATTTTCAGGCAATGCTCAATATAATTACAAAAACAAAGTAATGCATCATGGTACACTGTTATTTGCATCTCAGATATCTGATCTTTCAAATGCTTTAAAAGTTAAACCTATGAAGTTCAAAGATAAAAGCGTTAAATCTGTAAAAGCCCGTGTAACTAATATAAGCGAACATTTAAAAGTTCCTATGGATATATTAGAGTTTAAAGATTTAATAATAGATTACTTATATAAAACAAATACTGATACTAAATATTATACTCTAAGTGAGTTAGATATAATCAATATAAATAAATTAGTTGAAGAAAAATATAATACTTGGGATTGGAACTTTGGACATTCCCCAAAATACGCTCTTTATAATGAATTAAAATATCCTGGAGGAAATGTAGAATTTAACTTAAATGTTGAAAAAGGAATTATAAAAGATATAAAATTCTTTGGAGATTTCTTTGGGAAATGTGATATTTCTCAAATTGAGAACCTATTATTAAATACAAAACATGAAGAAGAGAATTTAAAAACAATACTTAATTCTATAAATATAAATGATTATTTCTTAGGAGCTGATACTGATATTTTAATATCTGGAATAATGGGTGTTAAGTAGTAATTAGAGTAGATTATTCTACTCCTTTTTGCATATAACAAAATAATCTAAATTTAAACATAATTACTAAAGTATAATAAACATTATATAAATATATCTACTAAAAAATTAACTTTGTATAAATTTTTATCTTATTTTTAAGCATAATACTATATAGAGGTGGTTTTATGAAGAAAAAATTATTATCAGTAACATTGCTCTTTTTATTTATAATTTTAGCTCCTTCAGATTCGTTTGGTTTATCATCAAAATTTAAACCATTTGAATATAATGAACTAAATTATTCTTATGATGCATTAGAACCATATATGGATAAAGAAACTATAATATTACATTATAATAAACATTATAAAAATTATGTTGATAAATTAAATGATACTATAAAACAGTATCCTAGTCTTTACTCTTGTAGCTTAATAGATTTATTAACTAACTTAGATTCTCTTCCTGATAGTGCATCGCAAATTATAAAAAACAACGGCGGCGGCGTTTACAATCATGAATTCTTCTTTAGTATAATGACTAATAAAAAAACATCTCCTTCCGGAGAACTAAAAAAAGCTATAGCTAGAGATTTTGGATCTTTTGATGAGTTAAAAAAAGAATTTAAGAAAGCTTCATTAGATATTTTTGGTTCGGGATGGGTATGGCTTGTATCTGATAATAACGGAAACTTATCTATAATAAAAACATCAAATCAGGATACACCTATAACACTAAATTTAACTCCAATTATAGGAATAGATTTATGGGAACATGCTTATTATCTTAGATATCAAAATAATAGATCACATTATATAGATAGCTGGTTTAATGTAGTCAATTGGGATAGGGCACTTTCTAATTATAATAATTCTAAATAGTTATAGTTTGTAAAATTTTTATATTTACTATATAATGTAATAAATCATCATGTACTTAGCACCATAGGAGGATTAATGGTAAAGGAAACTCACACAAAGGGTGGATACTTGTTTGCACTACTAGCTTTGCCCTTTATTGACAATGAATATTTATCTAGTTATGAACTTATTTATAGGTTTATTCTATTAATTATTTATATGTATTTTTCATATATAGGTTCAGTAATTCCAGACATAGACATGCGTAATTCTTATGCAAGTAAGACCTTCCCGAAGGTATATAAATTATTCGGTTCTAGATTTCGTCATAGAAGTTTTACTCATAGCCTACTATTTCTATATTTACTATGTTATTTATCAAATATAATATTAAAGTATACAGATAATAATATAGTCTTTATATCTTCATTTAGTGGCCTTATAATCGGATGTTTTTCTCATATGATGTTAGACTTATTTACAAAAGAAGGTATAGAATTACTTTACCCTATAGATATTAACTTTTCTTTAATGCCTATAAAAACTAACTCTAAAACAGAAAAGCTAATATGCAAAATATTAAATTTCATAGTTATATTCTTGATAGGATATAGGTTTTATATATTAATGTAGGCCTATATCCTTTATATTTAATTATTTTCTCCTAACTTAGTATTAACTCTATTCCCTACTTTCCAAGCTAAAAATACTAATAATAAAAATACTACTACTTTGATAGGATTTTTTATAAATCCTACTACATCACTTGCTGGATAGCTTACTACTAAAAACATCACAAATTTCCCAGATAACATTGCAGGAGCAAAGTTCCTTATATCTTTTTCACTTAATGCAGAAGCTATTGTCATTAAAACGCTTGGTACAAATGGGCAACAATACGCTATAAACAAAACCTTAAATCCTTGACTATATATCCAACTTATAACTTTATTTATTTTTTTATTCTTAATTTTTTTCATATATATACTATCTTTAAACTTTTTAGTCAATAAAAATAATGATATTGTTCCTAATCCTGACCCTATCCATGATAATATCATTCCATTTAAAAATCCCAAAAATATTACATTGCCAGTTACTATTCCTATCAAAGGCAATGCTGGTATGAAACTTTCAACAAAACAACTCATTAAACCTATTAACATTGTCAAAACCCAATAATCTTGTGCTATGTAGTATAAACTTTTAATATACTCCATTAATATTTCTCCTTTTGATTTCTATTAATTCTAGTATACATTATTTGCTTTAAATTTTATATTATTTTATCAAAAATTAAAATAAATAATCTTTTTATTCCATCACTTAATATATTAAATTTTTAATTTAATTATAACTTATTCAATTTAACACTTTATATTTATAATAATTAAAAGACTAGTAAATATATTCACTAGTCTTTTACATTACTTCTTATAAACTTCTTTTAAATGAAGATCCATTTGTGGATAAGGTATACTTATATTTTCTTTATCAAAAGTTATTTTAACTTCTTCTAATAAGCTATGATATATATTCCAATAATCTTCAGTATTACACCATACCCTTACTACAAAATCTATAGAACTTGCACTATGTGCATTTACAGCTATAAATGGTTTTGGTTCTTTTAAAATTAGCTTCTGGCTTTCAACTATTTTATTTAATATTTCTTTAACATGAGATATTTCATTTTCATATCCAACACTAAAGATCAAATCTACTCTTCTAGTTGATTTTGCTGAATAGTTTATTAAGCTTCCATTAGATAAGTTCCCATTTGGTATTAATATTTGTTTATTATCAAATGTCGCTAACTGAGTATAAAATAGTCCTATTTGTTCTACAACACCACTATATGTTGATGTTTCTATATAATCACCTACTTTAAATGGTCTAATAAGTAGAATTATAAATCCACCAGCAAAATTAGATAAACTTCCTTGAAGAGCCAAACCTATTGCAACCCCAGCAGATGCTACTAACGCTGCAATACCAGATAATTGTATTCCCCAATATCCAAGTACCGGCATAATAAGAAGAACTTTAAGAGTCATTGTTATAAGTGACTTTAAGAATTTCCTAAGAGTTATATCAACCTCTCTTCGTTCTAAAAACTTTATAAAATGTTCCACAACTTTCTTAATTAGTTTAAATCCAATCGATATTATTAATGCTCCTACAATAAGTTTAAATCCTGTAGTTGCTGCCCATTCTACTAATTTTTCTATTAATGAACTCATTTTTATCTTACTAAAATCGAAGTTCTCTAACTGCTCAAACCCTTTTAAAACTTCTTCAGTAGTAGATTCCGCAGTTGTCTGACTTAGAAACATAGACAAGCACCTCCATTTTTCGTCATTTTTACTTATTTTAATTTTTTTTTCTACTTTTATTATATTACAACATAAAAAAAAGTATGTCTAGTAAATTAAACTTATATATAAATTATAATATTAAATATCATTAGATATTTCTTAAAAAAGTTTTTCATATTTATCATAAGCTAAATTTTACCATTTCAAATTTATAGCTTATTTCTTTGAATACATCAATCATATTAGGGTCAAATCCTTTTTCTCTTCCTTCTATTATAATATTAACCGTATCTTCATGAGAAAAAGGCTCTTTATAAGGTCGCTTTGTAGTTAAGGCATCATATACATCAGCAATTGCCATAATTCTAGCACTTATAGGTATTTCTTCTCCCTTTAATCCACTTGGATATCCTGTTCCATCCCATTTTTCCTGATGATAGTAAGCCATATCTCTAGCTGTATATAAAAAGCTTTCTTTATCAGTTTCATTTATCATTTTTTGTAAAGATATTGCACCTAGTTCAACATGTTTCTTCATATATTCAAATTCATCCTCATCTAATGAGCCCATTTTTAATAATGTGGCGTCATTAATTCCAATTTTTCCTATATCATGAAGAGGAGCTGATTTAATAATATCTTTTACATACTCTGGTGTTAAAATATCACTATATACACCAGCTTCTACAAGTTCGTTGGCTAAAATTCTTACGTATTCAGCTGTACGTTTTACATGTCCTCCCGTATTTTCATCTCTGCATTCAACTAACTCTGCTAATGATAGCATCATTACATCTTGTAAATTTTCTATCATTTGTGTTTTTTCATATATCTTCTCTTCTAATTGAGTTCTATATTCACTAAGTTCTAAATGCATTTTAACTCTGCTTAGCATAGACTGTGAAATAAATGGTTTAGTTATAAAATCAACTGCACCTAGTTCAAAACCTTTAACCTCAATTTCACTATCAGAACGTGAAGTTAAAAATATTACTGGAATATTTTCCAATTCTTTATTTTCTTTAATTTTTGCTAAAGTTTCATATGCATCCATATCAGGTAAATTAATATCTAATAAAATTAAATCCGGCCTATGTTTTGCTAAAAATTTTAAAGTTTGAGCACCTGATATTAATAAACTCACTTTATAGTAAGGCTTTAATGTATTTTCTGCCAATTTTAAATTCGTTACATTATCATCTATAACTAATATATGTCTTAACCTCATGTATTCACCTTTCTTTCATTTCTTACCATTTTATTCATTTTATTATATACTTAAAATTAATCTAATTTCAATGATTAAGATAATTAAAATAAATTTACCTTATATATTTATTATTTTTCTATTAAAGATTTAATGTTTATATTAACTAAAGTATTTTGTAAAAAATATACAAAATATTTTAGTTAATATAAACATTACTAGGAAAACATTTTTCTGTTAACATTTAATTGTAATTAGCTTTAAATTTAAAATATTAAAATATAAAGGGGAGAATTATTATGGCAGAGGTAATTTTAAAAAATATATGTAAATCTTATGATAATGGATTTAATGCAGTAAAAAATGTGAATATAAATATAGAAGATAAAGAATTTGTAGTTTTAGTTGGTCCTTCTGGATGTGGTAAGTCAACTACATTAAGAATGATAGCTGGACTTGAAGATATAAGTGATGGTGAGTTATACATAGGAGATAAATTAGTAAACGATATAGACCCTAAAGATAGAGATATAGCAATGGTTTTCCAAAACTATGCTCTATACCCACACCTAAGTGTATATGATAATATGGCATTTGCTCTAAAACTTAGAAAAATGCCTAAAGATGAAATAAATAAAAAGGTTAAAGAGGCAGCTAAAATACTTGATTTAGATCATCTATTAGATAGAAAACCTAAAGCTTTATCTGGAGGACAAAGACAAAGGGTTGCTCTTGGACGCGCTATAGTTAGAAATCCTAAAGTTTTCTTAATGGATGAGCCTTTATCAAATTTAGATGCTAAACTTAGAACAGCAATGAGAACTGAGATAACTAAATTACATAAATCACTTGGTACTACATTCATATACGTTACACATGACCAAGTAGAAGCTATGACTATGGCTGATAGAATAGTTGTTATGAAAGATGGTATTGTTCAACAAATAGACACTCCACAAGATATATATGATTCTCCAAATAATATGTTCGTTGCAGGATTTATAGGAGCTCCTCAAATGAACTTTATAGATGTAAAATTAGTTGAAAAAGATGGAGAAATATATGCACAAAATGATGCTTTAAGTATAAAGTTAAATGCTGGAGATTGTGGAGCTTTAACATCTAATGGATATATAGGAAAAGAAGTTGTTTTAGGCATAAGACCGGAAGATATTCATATAGAAGACATATTTGTTGATAACAGTTTAGATAGTACATTTGAAGCTAATGTTGAACTTGGAGAACTTATGGGAGCGGAAATATATGCTTACTTAAAAGCTGGTAACCATAATATCACTGCTAGATTTGATGGTAGATATAAATTAAATATAGGAGATAAATTAAAACTTGCTATGGATAAACATAGAATCCATATATTTGATAAAGAAACTCAATTAGCTATAAGAGATGAAAAGGTAAAAGAAACTTCAAAATAACTTAAATTAGTGTTATATTAAAAGAGTAAGATGATTAATCATCTTACTCTTTTAATATAATCTAGATATTTTAAAATACTTAGATTTACAGGGGTTCATTTCTTAGTAATATAAATTGTACAAAATTTCATAATTTTTTTGGGGGTAAATTATGCAAAGCTTAATTGAATTTTTTGAAAAAGAAACTAATAAAAAAATTAATATATTCAAATATAATAACGAAAAAATTAATTCTAATCAAAATTTAATTGAATTTAATAATACAACTTATGTAATAGAATTCCTAAAAGATAGTATACTAACTCATATAAACGGACATTGCTATCTGTTTAATCAACAAAATTTAGATTTTGATTCTTTAAAAAATATACTTTATAATTTATATGAAGATGTGCAAATATATAAATATAACAATTACTTATTATTAGTATCTAATAATATCTTAGATATAGATAGTTCTACTCCTACAATTATAGAAGCTGAAACATATTCAAAAACATATATTATATATTTAGAAAAAATAACTACCATTTATAATCTAGATCTTAAGATAAATATAGTTGATGAGTTAATTAATATTATAATTAATAATAATAATGCTAGCCAATTTATAACTTTAAATGATTTAATAATCTATAAAGTCGCTGCTATAACAAGTGATAATCACCAACTCTCTTCATTAATAAAATTTGATATTATAAAAAACATAGATGAAAATTTACTAACTACTGGTATTAATTTTATAGAAAATGGATTGAATATATCAAAAACTTCAAGTGCATTATTTTTACATAGAAATACACTAATATATAGATTAGAAAAAATAAAAGAATATCTTAATCTAGATTTAAAGAATTTTAAAGATGCTTTTATATTTTATTTAAGTGTAAAATCATTTTTAAGTTCTATAAATAATTGTAACTCATAGAGTCTACATAAATCTTTTATTAAGTAATTAGTTTTATACCTCTAATACTTAATATTGGGACATGTTTTAAGGAGGTTTTATATGGGATTTTTTAGTATTTTATTAACTGGATTTGCTCTTTCTATGGATGCATTTGCAGTATCTGTTACTAAAGGTATGACATTAAAAAAAATAAATTTATCACTAGCTACTAAGATTGCATTTTCATTTGGGTTATTTCAAGGAGTTATGCCTCTTATTGGTTGGTTATTTGGTAT
The Romboutsia ilealis genome window above contains:
- a CDS encoding pentapeptide repeat-containing protein — translated: MAYVNFKEEKVKGKIQLDERKKNNKTLYQSILKHQDSLTGFYPNLKYSFKKIVDESIGRKGVLEEEDFQEIINEDFICTKFIDCTFKNVKFKDCRFIGCVFDGCKFDEGGVSFENCIFIKEDSEKLPSLNRKDNLGCSFYNCNIYARFLNSDISYAIFENTKFQNTNIELTNASNCIMINCELDKIGVVDSDFRGFKTFNTYMINFEFEDKFLSKFDEKTFFDKIEPRVKDKQEYEGIYTVYENIADKYNDNNLTNNFGEYYYLAKCIERKSLSLLPKIGSYIYWFTCGYGERPFYCIFSAFAIMLIFAFLYLLTGIEMESGTTIIYNFNNIGTWNISKFMKDFNEAINLSVGMFAGVGVNNGKPTELGYVVANFEMLTGVVLMGVGLGTLVRKAIR
- a CDS encoding lipoate--protein ligase codes for the protein MLLIYNEKTNPYFNLAMEEYLLKNFDEDMFILWRNERSVIVGKNQNTLSEINLDYIKENSIPVVRRQSGGGAVFHDLGNINFTFISNNNDNFNNFKRFTNPIIEILKTLDINAEFSGRNDLLIDGCKFSGNAQYNYKNKVMHHGTLLFASQISDLSNALKVKPMKFKDKSVKSVKARVTNISEHLKVPMDILEFKDLIIDYLYKTNTDTKYYTLSELDIININKLVEEKYNTWDWNFGHSPKYALYNELKYPGGNVEFNLNVEKGIIKDIKFFGDFFGKCDISQIENLLLNTKHEEENLKTILNSININDYFLGADTDILISGIMGVK
- a CDS encoding superoxide dismutase: MKKKLLSVTLLFLFIILAPSDSFGLSSKFKPFEYNELNYSYDALEPYMDKETIILHYNKHYKNYVDKLNDTIKQYPSLYSCSLIDLLTNLDSLPDSASQIIKNNGGGVYNHEFFFSIMTNKKTSPSGELKKAIARDFGSFDELKKEFKKASLDIFGSGWVWLVSDNNGNLSIIKTSNQDTPITLNLTPIIGIDLWEHAYYLRYQNNRSHYIDSWFNVVNWDRALSNYNNSK
- a CDS encoding metal-dependent hydrolase; this encodes MVKETHTKGGYLFALLALPFIDNEYLSSYELIYRFILLIIYMYFSYIGSVIPDIDMRNSYASKTFPKVYKLFGSRFRHRSFTHSLLFLYLLCYLSNIILKYTDNNIVFISSFSGLIIGCFSHMMLDLFTKEGIELLYPIDINFSLMPIKTNSKTEKLICKILNFIVIFLIGYRFYILM
- a CDS encoding VTT domain-containing protein yields the protein MEYIKSLYYIAQDYWVLTMLIGLMSCFVESFIPALPLIGIVTGNVIFLGFLNGMILSWIGSGLGTISLFLLTKKFKDSIYMKKIKNKKINKVISWIYSQGFKVLFIAYCCPFVPSVLMTIASALSEKDIRNFAPAMLSGKFVMFLVVSYPASDVVGFIKNPIKVVVFLLLVFLAWKVGNRVNTKLGENN
- a CDS encoding mechanosensitive ion channel family protein; translated protein: MFLSQTTAESTTEEVLKGFEQLENFDFSKIKMSSLIEKLVEWAATTGFKLIVGALIISIGFKLIKKVVEHFIKFLERREVDITLRKFLKSLITMTLKVLLIMPVLGYWGIQLSGIAALVASAGVAIGLALQGSLSNFAGGFIILLIRPFKVGDYIETSTYSGVVEQIGLFYTQLATFDNKQILIPNGNLSNGSLINYSAKSTRRVDLIFSVGYENEISHVKEILNKIVESQKLILKEPKPFIAVNAHSASSIDFVVRVWCNTEDYWNIYHSLLEEVKITFDKENISIPYPQMDLHLKEVYKK
- a CDS encoding HD-GYP domain-containing protein, yielding MRLRHILVIDDNVTNLKLAENTLKPYYKVSLLISGAQTLKFLAKHRPDLILLDINLPDMDAYETLAKIKENKELENIPVIFLTSRSDSEIEVKGFELGAVDFITKPFISQSMLSRVKMHLELSEYRTQLEEKIYEKTQMIENLQDVMMLSLAELVECRDENTGGHVKRTAEYVRILANELVEAGVYSDILTPEYVKDIIKSAPLHDIGKIGINDATLLKMGSLDEDEFEYMKKHVELGAISLQKMINETDKESFLYTARDMAYYHQEKWDGTGYPSGLKGEEIPISARIMAIADVYDALTTKRPYKEPFSHEDTVNIIIEGREKGFDPNMIDVFKEISYKFEMVKFSL
- a CDS encoding ABC transporter ATP-binding protein, which gives rise to MAEVILKNICKSYDNGFNAVKNVNINIEDKEFVVLVGPSGCGKSTTLRMIAGLEDISDGELYIGDKLVNDIDPKDRDIAMVFQNYALYPHLSVYDNMAFALKLRKMPKDEINKKVKEAAKILDLDHLLDRKPKALSGGQRQRVALGRAIVRNPKVFLMDEPLSNLDAKLRTAMRTEITKLHKSLGTTFIYVTHDQVEAMTMADRIVVMKDGIVQQIDTPQDIYDSPNNMFVAGFIGAPQMNFIDVKLVEKDGEIYAQNDALSIKLNAGDCGALTSNGYIGKEVVLGIRPEDIHIEDIFVDNSLDSTFEANVELGELMGAEIYAYLKAGNHNITARFDGRYKLNIGDKLKLAMDKHRIHIFDKETQLAIRDEKVKETSK
- a CDS encoding PucR family transcriptional regulator, with protein sequence MQSLIEFFEKETNKKINIFKYNNEKINSNQNLIEFNNTTYVIEFLKDSILTHINGHCYLFNQQNLDFDSLKNILYNLYEDVQIYKYNNYLLLVSNNILDIDSSTPTIIEAETYSKTYIIYLEKITTIYNLDLKINIVDELINIIINNNNASQFITLNDLIIYKVAAITSDNHQLSSLIKFDIIKNIDENLLTTGINFIENGLNISKTSSALFLHRNTLIYRLEKIKEYLNLDLKNFKDAFIFYLSVKSFLSSINNCNS